The following proteins are co-located in the Vigna angularis cultivar LongXiaoDou No.4 chromosome 2, ASM1680809v1, whole genome shotgun sequence genome:
- the LOC108327919 gene encoding DNA-directed RNA polymerase V subunit 5A → MAAEYGFELARVGGEGEEQEEVKGCLSKFIDDGSVESHRYYLSRRTTLEMLRDRGYSIPSSEIDLSLSQFRHMHGHSPDPDRLRLSLTHATNPSKRILVIFCGPGSVKVTAIRNIAGQIVNRDTLGGLILIVENHVTSQALKAVDLFPFKVEIFQITDLLVNITKHVLKPKHQVLTDRQKKNLLKKFNIEEKQLPRMLKSDAIARYYGLERGQVVKVTYSGEITQMHVTYRCVW, encoded by the exons ATGGCAGCTGAGTACGGGTTCGAATTGGCGAGAGTgggaggagaaggagaagaacaagaagaagtgAAAGGGTGTTTGAGCAAGTTCATCGATGATGGCAGCGTTGAAAGTCACAGATACTACTTGTCTCGCAGAACCACTTTGGAAATGCTCAGAGACAGAGGCTACTCCATTCCCTCCAGCGAAATCgacctttctctctctcaattcCGCCACATGCATGGTCATTCCCCTGACCCTGACCGTCTCCGCCTCTCCCTCACTCACGCCACCAACCCTTCCAAAAGG ATTTTAGTCATTTTCTGCGGGCCAGGTTCTGTGAAAGTTACTGCCATTCGGAACATTGCGGGGCAGATTGTTAATAGAGACACTTTGGGTGGTCTTATATTGATAGTGGAGAATCATGTTACTAGCCAGGCCTTGAAAGCCGTTGATCTTTTTCCCTTCAAGGTTGAAATTTTCCAG ATCACAGATTTGCTTGTTAATATTACAAAGCATGTGTTGAAGCCAAAGCATCAGGTGCTGACTGATAGGCAGAAGAAAAATCTCCTGAAGAAGTTCAATATAGAAGAAAAGCAG CTTCCCCGCATGCTAAAGAGTGATGCAATTGCACGATATTATGGACTTGAGAGGGGCCAAGTAGTTAAAGTTACCTATAGTGGTGAAATCACCCAGATGCATGTCACATATCGATGTGTGTGGTGA
- the LOC108327824 gene encoding uncharacterized protein At5g39865, whose translation MGCSASRTITIVANSNPDQDPSPSASLASSSFSSSSASHVNSNNSSPPVRRRALSLPMPLVHHPPIKKGDTHHLVSLTSTTYGSLLLIDQKDPNFTPKNQPHLTKTSNQTEIEHSLSPDSVINTWELMDGLDEEEEERQEGVMKPPNTSTLDKPSSCRYTTFDGSARKKLLDSFESLKTSQTVTENSSSPASTKKPLWQHLSEEALLAKLDPSVAWSYRRALSSRQLGRNTLPRDIRSMGSSPLVFSPSFSFCKNNLCRLPGTEDRIVLYCTSLRGIRKTYEDCCSVRMILRGFRVAVDERDISMDSSYRKELQDALGGKAVTLPQVFIRGKYVGNADEMKHMNESGELARLLEGFPTQEPGFVCDNCGDARFVPCPNCNGSRKVFEHQEGGLRRCPDCNENGLIRCPGCCT comes from the coding sequence ATGGGTTGCTCAGCCTCAAGAACCATCACCATAGTGGCCAACAGTAATCCAGATCAGGATCCCTCTCCTTCTGCTtctcttgcttcttcttctttctcttcctcttctgcTTCACACGTTAACTCCAACAATTCTTCACCCCCGGTTAGAAGAAGAGCCCTTTCTCTCCCAATGCCTCTTGTCCATCACCCTCCCATCAAAAAGGGCGACACACACCACCTTGTCTCCCTCACCTCCACCACCTATGGCTCCCTTCTTCTCATTGACCAAAAAGACCCCAACTTTACCCCAAAAAACCAACCCCACCTCACCAAAACCTCAAACCAAACTGAGATAGAACACTCACTCTCCCCAGACTCGGTCATCAACACTTGGGAACTCATGGATGGcttggatgaagaagaagaggagcgACAAGAAGGAGTTATGAAGCCTCCTAACACTTCTACTTTAGACAAGCCAAGTTCATGCAGGTACACAACATTTGATGGGTCTGCAAGGAAGAAACTTCTTGATTCCTTTGAGTCACTGAAAACTTCACAAACAGTAACGGAAAACTCTTCCTCTCCAGCATCAACCAAGAAGCCACTTTGGCAGCATTTATCTGAGGAAGCATTGCTTGCTAAGTTGGATCCAAGTGTGGCTTGGAGTTACAGGAGAGCATTATCATCGAGGCAACTTGGTAGAAACACTCTACCTAGAGATATCAGGTCAATGGGGTCTAGCCCTTTGgtattttctccttctttttcattttgtaagAATAATTTGTGCCGTTTGCCTGGCACTGAGGACAGAATAGTGCTTTATTGTACTAGTTTGAGAGGGATCCGGAAGACCTATGAGGATTGTTGTTCAGTTAGGATGATTCTGAGGGGCTTCAGAGTTGCGGTTGATGAGAGGGACATCTCAATGGATTCATCCTATAGGAAGGAGTTGCAGGATGCTCTTGGTGGCAAGGCAGTGACCTTGCCTCAGGTCTTTATCAGAGGGAAATATGTGGGAAATGCTGATGAGATGAAGCATATGAATGAGTCTGGAGAATTAGCAAGGCTGTTGGAAGGATTCCCCACCCAGGAGCCTGGCTTTGTCTGTGACAACTGTGGTGATGCCAGGTTTGTTCCATGCCCCAATTGCAATGGTAGCAGGAAGGTGTTTGAACATCAAGAAGGAGGGTTGAGAAGGTGTCCTGATTGCAATGAGAATGGCTTGATAAGATGCCCAGGTTGCTGTACATGA